In Triticum aestivum cultivar Chinese Spring chromosome 5B, IWGSC CS RefSeq v2.1, whole genome shotgun sequence, the following proteins share a genomic window:
- the LOC123115538 gene encoding histone H3.v1, whose product MGTPHCTYITTLKLKREKSQEKKNKMDSGGSSGGNNQGKKKSKKRVLTAEELENRRLENVQPTSWDDEWIVTLNITDNVVEDEDTSSMVSTFSTDSPFSIDPEEETDKEEADNEEEEEEGDEEEADNEDEEEEDEEGLTMRMRSRRRRLTETVTVTRKRRIRLTTMMAIRLTMAMARTSANSKLCLRHGR is encoded by the exons ATGGGGACTCCGCACTGCACATACATTACAACACTAAAGTTGAAGAGGGAAAAAAGCCAAGAGAAGAAGAACAAAATGGACAGTGGCGGTTCATCCGGTGGAAACAATCAAGGCAAGAAAAAGAGCAAGAAACGTGTGCTGACCGCTG AAGAGCTGGAAAACCGGCGGCTTGAGAACGTGCAACCTACCTCTTGGGACGATGAGT GGATTGTAACACTGAACATCACAGATAACGTGGTGGAGGATGAAGACACTAGTAGCATGGTGAGCACTTTCTCGACAGACAGCCCCTTCTCGATAGACCCCGAGGAGGAGACTGACAAGGAGGAGGCTgacaatgaagaggaggaggaggagggggatgaaGAGGAGGCTGacaatgaggatgaggaggaggaggatgaagagggGCTGACAATGAGGAtgaggagtaggaggaggaggctGACGGAAACGGTGACGGTGACAAGAAAAAGGAGGATCAGACTGACGACGATGATGGCGATCAGACTGACAATGGCAATGGCGAGGACCTCAGCTAACTCCAAGTTGTGCTTAAGACATGGTAGATGA